TTCACATCCGGCAGTTCGGCGATGGACTGCTGCTCGGGGGTGTGGATACGCCGGCGGGCCCCGTCGTACCAGTAGACGCGCAGCAGCCTGCTGTCCGCGAAGATCGTGCGGGCCTTGTCGATGAACGCCTCGATCATCCCCTCGGCGTCCAGGTCGAACGCGCGCCGGTCCTCGGTCCCCGCCACGAGCAGCCCCGCCGCCGCGTAGACATAGCCCGCGTCGACGAAGATCGCATGGGTCGACGGCGTCTTGGCGACCTCGGCGAGCATGCGTTGCAGCAGCTCATTGGTCTGCTCGACCCGGGAGCCGAGGTCCCCGAGGGCTGTGGCGATCTGTGAGTCCTTCATACGGGGCTCATTCTCCGGCATACCGGCCCCATGCACCGGCCGATGACCGATACCCATCAGTAACCCCTGGGTGACCCGCCAGTCATTAGACAAGGAAAGATTTTCCTTAGTGTAGGGAATGTTTCCCGTCGGTGATCGTGTTGAATCCAGGGACACCAGTACTCCAGGGGGCCGCTCCCCCACCGGAGGATCAGACGAAGGGAGAAGCAGTGCGCTTCGAGATCATGCGCCTGGACGACGTCGACGGGACCGCCGTGGACAGTACCGTCGTGGACGCCGCCTCCGTCAACCGGATCGTGCAGCAGGCCGCCGCCACCGGCCAGCGCGTGTATATCCGCCCGGTCGAGCCCACGGCCCTGTAGGTCGGCCCGCGTGCCGGGCGGCGACCCCGCCGGTACGCCACAGCACACGACGGCGCCCCCGTACGGAACCTCCCGTACGGGGGCGCTGCCGTCCCGCCGCGAAGCCGTCGCGGACCCGCCCGGACGGTCCCGGAGTTCCCGGACGGGCAGCGGCAGGGGCGGGGCCGGGTCAGGCGCCCTGGACCACCTGGGTCACCCCGTTGATGATCTGCTGCACGGCGATGGCCGAGAGCATCATTCCGGCCAGCCGGGTCACCAGCACCACCCCGCCGTCCTTGATCACCCGGATGATGCCGAGCGAATAGCGCATGGCCAGCCAGAGCACCGCGTGGATGGCCGCGATCGCCGCCCAGACAGAGATCTGCTCGGCGGCCCCGTCCGCGTTCTGCACCGCGAGGATCACCGAGACGATCGCGCCGGGACCGGCCAGCAGCGGCATGCCCAGCGGCACGAGCGCCACATTGACGTCCTTGGTCTGCTTGGGTTCGTCGGTCTTACCGGTCAGCAGATCGAGCGCGATCAGCAGCAGCAACAGCCCGCCCGCGATCATCAGCGCGGGCACGGAGACATGCAGATAGTCCAGGATCTGCTGGCCGACCAGGCCGAAGACGGTGATCACACCGAAGGCGACGGCGACGGCCTGCCAGGCCATCCGCCGCTGCACCTTGGCGGGACGCCCGGAGGTCAGCGCGAGGAAGATCGGGGTGACCCCGGGCGGGTCCATGATCACGAAAAGGGTCAGGAAGAGCGAGCCGAAGACGGCGGCGTCGAACACAGTGTGGCCTTGCGACAGAGTGGTACGGAAGGGGAGGGCAGGGGCGTGCCGGAGCGCCATGGGCGCGCGGGCACAAAGGAGACAGACAGGGCACGGAGAGATGCGCGGTACGCGGGTACCTGCGCCCGGGCGGCGGGAGAACGCGGTGCACCCACCCGACCGGGGACACGCCCACCCGTCCGGGGAGCGGACGCGGCGGTGCGGGGCGGATCGCCGCGGCTTACGCGGGGAGTCCCCCGGCGCCGGGCACGGGGAACGCCCCCGTCGCCCGGCGGGTGATCTCGCCGTAGATCTCCGGGTCCGTGGTGTACGCGCCGAGCGCGATGTCCTTGCGGCTGCCGTGGTAGTCGCTGGACCCGAAGGTCAGCAGGGAGAGACCGGAGGCGAGGTCACGCAACCGCGCACGGGTTTCGGCGTCGTGGTCCATGTGGTCGACCTCGATGCCGTCGAGCCCGGCGGCGGCCAGCTCGGCGATGGTCGAGTCGGAGACGGAACGTCCCCGCTTCGCCGCGCCGGGGTGCGCCAGGACGGCGACACCTCCCGCGGCCTTGACCAGGCGGACGGCGGCGAAGGGGTCGAGTTCGTGTTTGACGACATGGGCCCGGCCGCCGTCGGCGATCCACTCCTGGGTGAAGGCGTCCGAGACGGTGGGGACCACACCCAGCTCCACCAGCGCGCTGGCGAGGTGCGGACGGCCCACCGAGCCGTCCCCGGCGATCTCGGCGACCCGCTCCCAGGTGATCGGGACGCCCAGCTCCCGCAGCTTGGCGACCATGGCCCGGGCACGCGGCACCCGGTCGTCCCGCAGCAGCTCGCGCTCGCGCAGCAGCTCGGGCTCGGCCGGGTCGAAGAGGTACGCCAGCAGATGCATGCTCATGCCGTCGAGGGCGCAGGACAACTCGGCGCCGGTGACCAGGGTCAGCCCCTCGGGGAGCGCGGCGATCGCCTCGGCGTGGCCCCGGGTGGTGTCGTGGTCGGTGAGCGCGACGACGTCCAGACCCGCGGCGGCGGCGTTGCGCACCAGCTCGGCGGGGGTGTCCGTACCGTCCGACGCCGTGGAGTGGGTGTGCAGGTCGATACGC
The nucleotide sequence above comes from Streptomyces clavuligerus. Encoded proteins:
- a CDS encoding MarC family protein, which produces MFDAAVFGSLFLTLFVIMDPPGVTPIFLALTSGRPAKVQRRMAWQAVAVAFGVITVFGLVGQQILDYLHVSVPALMIAGGLLLLLIALDLLTGKTDEPKQTKDVNVALVPLGMPLLAGPGAIVSVILAVQNADGAAEQISVWAAIAAIHAVLWLAMRYSLGIIRVIKDGGVVLVTRLAGMMLSAIAVQQIINGVTQVVQGA
- a CDS encoding PHP domain-containing protein; its protein translation is MRIDLHTHSTASDGTDTPAELVRNAAAAGLDVVALTDHDTTRGHAEAIAALPEGLTLVTGAELSCALDGMSMHLLAYLFDPAEPELLRERELLRDDRVPRARAMVAKLRELGVPITWERVAEIAGDGSVGRPHLASALVELGVVPTVSDAFTQEWIADGGRAHVVKHELDPFAAVRLVKAAGGVAVLAHPGAAKRGRSVSDSTIAELAAAGLDGIEVDHMDHDAETRARLRDLASGLSLLTFGSSDYHGSRKDIALGAYTTDPEIYGEITRRATGAFPVPGAGGLPA